The genome window GGGCGAGGCCATGTTCATGAATACGAGGTGATCGTCGTCGTAGACGCGCACGGACCCCTTCGGGGAGAGGTTCGGAGAGCCGTCCTCGCAGACCGTCGCAACGAACGCCAGCTTGGCGCTGGTGACGATCTGCCGCATGTCCTCGGTGATTATTCCCATCGCTCGTCAACCTTTCCTGCCACGTCCGCGTGCTCCGCCCACCTGGGCCGTCACGACGCAGCCTTTTTCGAGTGCCACAACAGGCCGATGGCCTGGTCCGCCGATGCCCCGGCGCTCGCTCCGCGCTGTTGCGCGGGCTTCCTGATCGCGTTGAACGCCACCGGCCCGACCGCCTGATGTGCGCCGCGCCTGGTGGGTACGCCCGCGCACGCGGCCGTACCGTGTCCGGCGGGTGCCGTGAGTCGGTCTCAGCACCGGGCGACACCCCGCCGTGGACGTGCTCAGGTCAGCACGATCTTCTTGCCACCGGCCTGCCCGGCGGACACCCGGGCGAAAGCGGCCGGCCCCTCATTCAAAGGGAGCGCTTCCACGTTCTGCTTCAGCTTTCCCTCCGCGACCGCCTCCGCCAGATGGGCAAGCTGAGCGGCATCAGGCCGGACGTAGAGGTCCGTACTGGTGATACCACGCTCCCCCGCCGGCGCGTCCGAGGTCAGCGACACCAGACGCCCACCGTCCCGCACCAGCGACAGCGCGGCCCGCGCCGTACCACCAGCAGCGATCAGCACACCATCGAACCCACCACTGACCCGACCCGCCCAATCCGCGTCGTGGTAGTCGACGACCGCCAACGCACCCAGACCACGCAGGCGCTCAGCAGCCGAAGCGGACGCCGTCACCGTCACCTCGATCCCCCGGGCAGCAGCAATCTGCAACGCCAGTACACCGGTCGCCCCACCACCATTGGTGATCAGAAGCCGCTCCCCCCGGCTCAGCCCCAGTGCCTCCAGCGACTGGTACGCCGTGAGCCCGGCAACCGGCAGCGCCCCCGCCTGCACCGGATCCAGCCCCGCCGGACAAATCGCGGCACTCGCCGCAGTGATCAGCACCCGCTCAGCCCAGAAGCCGCTGCCACCGGGCAACGGGGCCTCATGCGCAAGCACCCGGTCACCGACAGCGAACCCCTCGACATCAGGACCCACAGCCACAACCCGGCCCACGCCCTCCACACCCAGCGCCGCCGGCGGACGCAGCCCCACATCCCAGCCCGCACCGTTCAGCAACCGATCCCACGGACCGACACCGGCCGCCTCCACCTCCAGCAGAAGCTGACCAGCACCGGGAGCCGGTGGCTCAGGCACCTCCAGGAGGACGACGTCCGCGTCGGGTCCGGACACTCCGCTTGCCTTCATGGTTGTCCCTTTCCTCGGTCCGGCCGACGGTAGGTACAGGCCGGCCGCCATATCTTCAGTCTGGGGTTTCGACGCTCAACCGGGCGTACCGACCGAGCCGGCGGTGGGGATTTCGATGTCGGTC of Streptomyces cynarae contains these proteins:
- a CDS encoding NADP-dependent oxidoreductase, which encodes MKASGVSGPDADVVLLEVPEPPAPGAGQLLLEVEAAGVGPWDRLLNGAGWDVGLRPPAALGVEGVGRVVAVGPDVEGFAVGDRVLAHEAPLPGGSGFWAERVLITAASAAICPAGLDPVQAGALPVAGLTAYQSLEALGLSRGERLLITNGGGATGVLALQIAAARGIEVTVTASASAAERLRGLGALAVVDYHDADWAGRVSGGFDGVLIAAGGTARAALSLVRDGGRLVSLTSDAPAGERGITSTDLYVRPDAAQLAHLAEAVAEGKLKQNVEALPLNEGPAAFARVSAGQAGGKKIVLT